A single Pedobacter sp. PACM 27299 DNA region contains:
- a CDS encoding MmcQ/YjbR family DNA-binding protein, translating into MNVEEFRDFCLSFPNTREGMPFEGFFKNSRSILVFYVGKKMFCLLDLNKFDSCTLKCDPKLIDGLRELKGVDKPFNLSQKHWVSVGLNGDVSWELIQTLVADSYRLVAESILKKNI; encoded by the coding sequence ATGAATGTAGAAGAGTTTAGAGATTTCTGTTTGTCTTTCCCGAATACGCGAGAAGGTATGCCTTTTGAGGGTTTCTTTAAAAATTCTAGGTCAATTCTCGTGTTTTATGTTGGTAAGAAGATGTTTTGCTTATTGGATCTCAATAAGTTTGATAGTTGTACATTAAAATGTGATCCTAAGCTCATTGATGGGCTTAGGGAACTTAAGGGTGTAGATAAGCCTTTTAACTTGAGCCAGAAGCACTGGGTAAGTGTTGGGTTGAATGGCGATGTGTCCTGGGAATTAATTCAAACGCTAGTCGCGGACTCTTACAGGCTTGTGGCTGAAAGTATTTTGAAGAAAAATATATAG
- a CDS encoding lipocalin family protein codes for MKNKHSIPSILTIAAIAVLSSCASMPKKAKPVADFQVKRYLGTWYEIARFDFRFEKNLDNTTAQYSLKENGTVKVLNSGYNYKTKKWKSATGTAKFRGDEHIAALKVSFFGPFYAGYNVIAINSNYQYALVAGKSLDYLWILSREKSIPDEVKNNYLKIARDLGYDTTRLIWVKQDQKNPNLSE; via the coding sequence ATGAAAAATAAACACTCCATCCCTAGCATCCTTACAATTGCAGCAATCGCAGTATTAAGCTCCTGTGCATCCATGCCTAAAAAAGCAAAACCCGTAGCAGATTTTCAAGTAAAACGCTATTTAGGCACCTGGTATGAAATTGCCCGATTCGACTTTCGTTTTGAAAAAAATCTAGATAATACAACCGCACAATACAGTCTAAAGGAAAATGGAACTGTAAAAGTGCTAAACAGCGGGTATAATTATAAAACAAAAAAATGGAAATCAGCAACAGGAACTGCCAAATTCAGAGGCGATGAACACATCGCTGCATTAAAAGTAAGTTTTTTCGGGCCATTTTATGCAGGGTACAATGTAATAGCGATTAACAGTAATTATCAATACGCCCTAGTTGCTGGAAAAAGTTTAGACTACCTCTGGATCTTATCTCGGGAAAAAAGCATCCCGGATGAAGTAAAAAACAACTATCTTAAGATTGCCAGAGACCTAGGATACGACACAACCAGATTAATATGGGTGAAACAAGATCAAAAGAATCCCAACCTTTCTGAATAA
- a CDS encoding NACHT domain-containing protein, giving the protein MCAIKKGADFERLAKLFLENILEELGYEVVRSRNQNSGTQDGYDNAVVVVDKYFRHLCIYVECKDYSSQLNHADAMEKIPHIISTHKKIDLLLFISPYRDFSNPNEDLKLAGFYEVLSDTCPVEFLTPNAFVKEYFSLYPELYQPIYKLETEPVEDERRQRLLAKFEKLLFSDKNLKKIVIDESHRHLFIGDIVKDRHHIKRTLRSENEEDVYQWEENEQKFLIDVLTSSKWGVVLLGNPGYGKTSELKDFAVELWENRELSMHIPKYERLRDFNSGMSIEDLLPDNFQNIGSLVVILDGIDEIYDIADFTNKLRRFSSEKRQYLDEGSIKFVVSCRTNIYLKYIKVIENLEPYFLNGVSEGGAVRFLYNKFSIDLIGLKEFDFWRFRDIIQNPFYLEMIGKSLMINPDVVISRPKLIESYISLRLEEDFIEKNRNDMKFSKSQQLQIANELAIAMEVMQRSELKEKEVRTILQDGWDCSKNPFLEQSSSGAWSFEHKNIQEFLTARSLSLLSFESIIELISIGSDIKKVHPSWHNVLSFLLNMSFDASTYSQLVDWLMKYDLELVFSADPGNIPEGIKNSALQTIFQNTSIEQSLWLSNISAIGALGNTEINVQYLFDKLGDSSLHVRARMSASSLLREMSLTQKFPERLEDICKQLVREFIENPDEMIYLMEDLLKLVLGNQGAHKPAIATFIIDELRDFDQREIVRPILDSINETDLDQYIDYVLEILSKAIKEKPWNHRSKYGSVVSTKERIFDLFCKVKDPVLLMRIFYYLIERHKNYELREKDINAFYVHITAVFKININDIRDKLTKVITGAVSGDKIRHFEDDLLVNLVKECHLEELIAGRLLNYASKGFMVAHFLAAILNDHLMDNIIDTYNSGKLEGDFIKSLRNITSADDIDLGIQFQSLVLNRTTYRFEVLFDKAEREKEITFNRGREQADFDMKFNKQALIIDMEKIYDYHGVQVLSYKRMEAFSEVYYKKIPLLKSINSYSKQLLSEIIYKGYEVGKGLHRNDLLTVLDVYELDRFEDIQNSLPKSDSARVIVGDVQKQEIETWCLINQQKAFDFYNGFPDDQRHTGQHTARLIFGFQKYFKFKSLNPELLLNMIWESADDDKLNLDYIEGVVPEQRLHPFIISLLEDENLSVSGQFFLYQYIQDEGLKVPVYNDRLKREIISELTIGNSYYPREMIKLFFENDTPFLEILLLEFGLDKRHSHFIPFLLDQLDKNGETSQVELFLSANHSILISEGVLKESAIISMLIKCNSKIAFALVYQKMQKKVVENEHVISGYGKSWESYSNKDAVPILLNIIDAHILGFAGKGVYDRTTTSAIRMATETLLSIAKAHDEELCLSILNDFLSMKFIWKDHDDIFYLNGFKRDIDNVTSMHLSKPYKLGQAVEMLQKYKYDLM; this is encoded by the coding sequence ATGTGCGCAATTAAAAAGGGAGCAGATTTCGAAAGGCTTGCCAAGTTATTTTTAGAGAACATTTTAGAAGAATTAGGCTACGAAGTAGTTAGGTCCAGGAACCAAAATTCTGGCACACAGGATGGTTATGACAATGCTGTCGTTGTCGTTGACAAATATTTTCGGCACCTCTGTATTTACGTCGAATGCAAGGATTATTCTTCGCAGCTGAATCATGCTGATGCAATGGAGAAAATCCCACATATAATTTCCACCCATAAAAAGATAGACCTGTTATTATTTATTTCGCCTTATAGGGATTTTTCTAATCCTAACGAGGATCTAAAACTAGCGGGCTTTTATGAAGTGCTTTCAGATACTTGTCCAGTAGAATTTCTTACACCCAATGCTTTCGTAAAGGAATACTTCTCTTTATATCCAGAACTTTATCAACCAATTTATAAACTTGAGACTGAACCTGTAGAAGATGAACGTAGGCAACGGTTATTAGCTAAGTTTGAAAAGCTGCTCTTTTCCGATAAAAATCTTAAAAAAATAGTCATCGATGAATCTCACAGACATCTCTTTATCGGCGATATTGTTAAGGATCGGCATCACATCAAAAGGACGCTGAGGTCTGAAAATGAGGAGGATGTTTACCAATGGGAAGAGAATGAACAGAAATTTTTAATTGACGTCCTGACTTCTTCTAAATGGGGTGTGGTCCTACTGGGAAATCCCGGCTATGGGAAGACCAGTGAGTTGAAGGATTTTGCGGTTGAACTGTGGGAAAATAGGGAGCTAAGTATGCATATTCCGAAATATGAAAGACTAAGGGACTTTAATTCTGGAATGTCAATCGAGGATCTTTTACCTGATAATTTTCAGAATATAGGTTCATTGGTAGTTATTTTGGACGGTATCGACGAGATTTACGATATAGCAGATTTCACCAATAAACTCAGGAGGTTTTCCTCTGAAAAAAGACAGTATTTAGATGAAGGCTCGATTAAGTTCGTAGTCAGCTGCCGAACCAATATTTATCTAAAATACATCAAGGTAATAGAAAATCTTGAGCCATATTTCCTAAACGGGGTGTCCGAAGGTGGAGCAGTTCGCTTTTTGTATAACAAATTTAGTATCGATCTGATCGGACTAAAGGAATTCGATTTTTGGCGGTTCAGAGATATTATCCAAAATCCATTTTATCTAGAAATGATTGGTAAGAGCCTTATGATCAATCCTGACGTTGTCATCTCCAGGCCGAAGCTTATTGAGTCCTATATTAGTCTAAGACTTGAAGAGGACTTTATAGAGAAAAATAGAAATGATATGAAGTTTAGCAAGTCGCAACAACTTCAAATTGCAAATGAGTTGGCGATCGCCATGGAAGTGATGCAGCGTTCTGAACTCAAAGAAAAGGAGGTTAGAACCATTCTGCAAGATGGGTGGGATTGCTCTAAAAATCCCTTTTTGGAACAGAGTTCTTCTGGTGCTTGGAGTTTCGAGCATAAGAATATACAGGAATTCCTCACTGCCAGAAGCCTGTCTTTGTTATCTTTTGAGAGTATCATAGAACTGATCAGTATTGGAAGTGACATTAAGAAGGTTCATCCGAGCTGGCATAACGTGCTCTCTTTTCTGCTGAATATGTCTTTCGACGCTTCTACATATTCACAGCTTGTCGACTGGTTAATGAAATATGATCTTGAACTGGTGTTTTCCGCTGATCCCGGAAACATTCCAGAAGGCATCAAAAATAGTGCACTTCAAACTATATTCCAGAACACCAGTATAGAGCAAAGCTTATGGCTCTCGAATATATCTGCAATTGGAGCCCTTGGCAATACAGAAATAAATGTGCAGTATCTTTTTGATAAGCTTGGGGATTCTTCTTTGCATGTAAGGGCAAGGATGTCCGCGTCATCTCTACTCAGAGAAATGTCGTTAACTCAAAAATTTCCAGAAAGGCTAGAGGACATCTGTAAACAACTTGTGCGGGAATTTATTGAAAATCCGGATGAAATGATTTACCTGATGGAAGATCTCCTTAAGCTTGTTCTTGGTAATCAAGGGGCTCACAAGCCAGCAATTGCGACTTTTATAATTGATGAACTTAGAGATTTTGATCAGCGGGAAATTGTCAGGCCAATTCTGGATAGTATAAATGAAACGGATCTTGACCAATATATTGATTATGTGCTGGAAATTTTGAGCAAGGCAATTAAAGAAAAGCCATGGAATCATCGTTCAAAATATGGATCAGTAGTTTCTACAAAAGAAAGAATATTCGATCTTTTCTGTAAGGTTAAAGATCCAGTACTACTGATGCGGATTTTCTACTACCTCATTGAGAGACATAAGAATTATGAGCTTAGGGAAAAGGACATCAATGCATTTTATGTTCATATCACTGCCGTGTTTAAAATCAACATCAATGATATTAGGGATAAATTAACGAAAGTGATAACCGGCGCTGTGTCGGGAGATAAAATTAGGCATTTCGAGGATGATCTGCTAGTAAACCTAGTAAAAGAATGCCATCTGGAAGAACTTATCGCAGGTCGGTTACTCAACTACGCTTCCAAAGGTTTTATGGTCGCTCATTTTCTTGCGGCCATTTTAAATGATCACCTTATGGATAATATCATCGATACCTATAATTCCGGAAAGTTGGAAGGAGACTTCATCAAGTCGCTGCGAAACATTACAAGTGCTGATGATATCGATCTAGGTATTCAATTTCAATCGCTTGTCCTAAACAGAACTACTTATCGTTTTGAGGTATTATTCGATAAAGCAGAGCGAGAAAAAGAAATTACATTTAACCGTGGTAGGGAACAAGCGGATTTTGATATGAAATTTAACAAGCAAGCTCTTATTATAGATATGGAAAAAATCTATGACTACCATGGCGTTCAGGTACTTTCTTACAAAAGAATGGAGGCTTTCTCAGAGGTTTACTATAAAAAAATCCCTTTGCTTAAGAGCATAAATTCGTATTCCAAACAGCTCTTAAGTGAAATTATCTACAAGGGTTACGAAGTCGGAAAGGGTTTGCATAGGAATGACCTATTAACTGTTTTAGATGTGTACGAACTTGACCGGTTTGAGGATATTCAAAATAGCCTTCCCAAAAGTGATAGCGCCAGGGTAATAGTGGGCGACGTTCAAAAGCAGGAAATAGAGACATGGTGCTTAATTAACCAGCAAAAAGCTTTTGACTTTTATAATGGTTTTCCCGATGATCAGAGGCACACTGGTCAACATACCGCCAGACTAATTTTCGGTTTCCAGAAGTATTTTAAGTTTAAGTCACTAAATCCAGAGTTGTTGCTCAACATGATTTGGGAAAGCGCCGACGATGATAAGTTAAATCTGGATTACATAGAAGGGGTAGTTCCAGAACAGAGATTACACCCGTTTATTATATCTCTCCTCGAGGATGAGAACCTATCAGTGTCCGGCCAGTTTTTTCTTTATCAATACATACAGGACGAAGGGCTTAAAGTTCCGGTTTATAATGACAGGCTCAAACGGGAAATTATTTCTGAGCTGACCATTGGCAACAGTTATTATCCTCGGGAAATGATTAAGCTTTTTTTCGAGAACGATACCCCATTTTTAGAAATACTTTTACTGGAGTTTGGTCTGGACAAGCGACACTCGCATTTTATCCCTTTTTTACTTGATCAATTAGACAAAAACGGAGAGACAAGCCAAGTGGAGTTGTTCCTTTCAGCGAATCATTCTATTTTAATAAGTGAAGGGGTACTTAAAGAATCGGCCATTATTTCGATGCTTATTAAATGCAATAGTAAGATTGCTTTCGCATTGGTGTACCAAAAGATGCAAAAAAAGGTAGTTGAAAATGAGCATGTTATTAGTGGTTATGGTAAGTCTTGGGAATCCTACTCCAATAAAGATGCTGTCCCAATCCTTTTGAATATCATAGATGCCCATATTTTGGGCTTCGCCGGTAAAGGTGTTTATGATCGTACTACAACCTCAGCAATCAGGATGGCCACAGAAACACTGCTTTCAATAGCTAAGGCGCATGATGAAGAATTATGCTTATCTATTCTTAATGATTTTTTATCTATGAAATTTATCTGGAAGGACCATGACGATATTTTCTACCTAAATGGATTCAAGAGAGACATCGACAATGTGACATCGATGCACCTCTCGAAACCATATAAATTAGGACAGGCCGTGGAAATGTTGCAGAAATACAAGTATGATCTGATGTAG
- a CDS encoding AAA family ATPase, translated as MKLKTLEINKFRGATQPLKLEFNPAKSITMIFGENGNGKSSIADAMIALCTDNLGSIRDKSSADKGFIKSLGCAANEVSLKLNTDKGTFVAKLNSSGSTFLKTPESGAPSVRHLRRSHIIHLIDSEPGKRYEVLKDYIDVAEIMKCEEELRKAKKITSETFQKLKTTITAAITVLENTWKAEGSPMTTWKLWAKSESDKDISKLIERQNKILQLIKDWNNVVSKRDEVKKTVVKYNVDLAKEKAAVIKIEELNKANPLADFSILQVLTEANSYISGKGKLDQCPVCDQGIIKEELLTSLSDKIAKMKEFQSAQKSLADLKKVREQTEATLKTQIDSFIEDLDVFIPSIKALLDPVDKLLTVLTGIEVLSTNNEKYKSLNIKGSEINLKMLDFKSESDKIEKSKNQHNLIKQQFNALVSSTKESGKAEKLANAAENALTIVEKCRKDFIDGELASISSDVETLYQKMHPGESLGGIKLFLKANVKNSIELNADFYSEESITPQSVYSESHLDTLGICIFLALAKKYNDKDTVLILDDVVMSVDETHLDRFIDLLHDQVSFFAHILITTHYRPWKDRYRFSRAPSHDVHFVELRNWNINTGIRMQNGKIDLEELKKALDSSDFDRQRISSLAGTVLENVLDFISIKYHCKVPRKPRNEYVLRELLDCISGRLQKVLKVQRFEKNDLGKYDYSVVSREQDLKPLLDSLKKLAAIRNQVGAHFNFDGSMVSDNDVMEFGTLVYEFTEHLVCPEKGNFPEKDKSGSYFETSSGSIRLFPLSEPAV; from the coding sequence ATGAAACTGAAAACGCTTGAAATTAACAAATTCCGGGGAGCTACACAGCCTTTAAAGCTGGAATTCAACCCAGCTAAAAGCATTACCATGATCTTTGGTGAAAATGGAAATGGTAAGTCGAGTATCGCGGATGCAATGATTGCATTATGCACTGACAATCTTGGCTCTATTAGGGACAAATCCTCCGCGGATAAAGGCTTCATTAAGTCTTTAGGATGTGCAGCAAATGAGGTTTCATTAAAACTTAATACCGACAAAGGGACTTTTGTAGCCAAGTTAAACTCCTCTGGTTCTACATTTTTAAAAACTCCTGAAAGCGGCGCACCAAGTGTTAGACACTTAAGAAGAAGTCATATAATACACCTCATTGATTCGGAACCAGGCAAAAGATACGAAGTTCTTAAAGATTATATTGATGTAGCCGAGATCATGAAGTGCGAGGAAGAGTTACGAAAAGCAAAAAAAATAACATCTGAAACATTTCAAAAATTAAAGACAACCATTACCGCGGCCATAACCGTACTTGAAAATACCTGGAAAGCAGAGGGCAGTCCAATGACCACCTGGAAACTATGGGCAAAAAGTGAGTCTGATAAAGATATTTCGAAGCTTATTGAACGACAAAATAAAATCCTCCAACTCATAAAGGACTGGAATAATGTGGTATCAAAACGGGATGAAGTAAAAAAAACCGTGGTTAAATATAATGTAGATCTGGCTAAGGAGAAGGCGGCGGTCATTAAAATTGAAGAACTTAATAAGGCGAATCCACTGGCAGATTTCAGCATATTACAAGTGTTAACTGAAGCTAATTCATACATCTCAGGTAAGGGAAAATTGGACCAGTGCCCGGTATGTGATCAGGGTATCATTAAGGAAGAACTCCTGACATCCCTTAGTGATAAGATTGCAAAAATGAAAGAATTTCAGTCTGCTCAAAAATCACTTGCAGATTTAAAAAAGGTTAGGGAACAAACTGAAGCAACGCTGAAGACGCAAATAGACTCATTTATTGAAGACCTTGATGTTTTTATCCCATCCATTAAAGCACTATTAGATCCAGTTGATAAACTTTTAACAGTCTTGACAGGAATTGAGGTACTTTCTACCAATAATGAAAAATACAAGTCATTAAATATAAAAGGATCGGAAATCAATCTTAAGATGCTTGATTTTAAAAGTGAGAGTGACAAGATTGAAAAGTCTAAAAATCAACATAATCTTATCAAACAGCAGTTTAATGCCTTAGTTAGCAGTACAAAGGAAAGCGGAAAGGCTGAGAAATTAGCTAATGCTGCTGAAAATGCACTAACCATTGTAGAAAAGTGCAGGAAAGATTTTATCGACGGTGAGTTGGCGTCCATTTCTTCTGATGTAGAGACCTTATATCAAAAAATGCATCCCGGCGAAAGTTTAGGGGGCATTAAACTTTTCCTAAAAGCCAATGTAAAAAATTCGATCGAACTAAATGCTGATTTTTATTCTGAGGAGTCCATTACGCCTCAGTCAGTATATAGCGAATCACATCTAGATACATTGGGAATTTGTATTTTCCTGGCGCTCGCGAAAAAGTATAATGATAAAGACACCGTTCTTATTCTCGATGATGTAGTCATGTCGGTTGATGAGACTCATCTGGACAGGTTTATTGACTTGCTCCATGATCAGGTGAGTTTCTTTGCACACATCTTGATTACAACACACTATCGTCCCTGGAAAGACAGGTACAGATTTAGCAGAGCGCCATCGCATGATGTCCATTTTGTTGAACTTAGAAACTGGAATATCAACACTGGTATTAGAATGCAAAATGGTAAGATTGATTTGGAGGAGCTAAAAAAAGCACTTGATAGCAGTGATTTTGACAGGCAAAGGATCTCTAGTCTTGCAGGCACTGTTCTAGAAAATGTACTTGATTTCATTTCCATTAAATACCATTGTAAGGTTCCGAGGAAACCACGGAATGAGTATGTGCTCAGGGAGTTGCTTGATTGCATTTCCGGCAGGCTCCAAAAGGTCCTCAAGGTTCAACGGTTTGAGAAGAATGACCTTGGAAAATATGATTACTCGGTAGTGAGCCGGGAACAAGACCTCAAACCTCTATTGGACTCGCTGAAGAAACTTGCAGCAATAAGAAATCAAGTCGGTGCGCATTTTAACTTTGACGGATCGATGGTTTCAGATAACGATGTTATGGAATTTGGAACATTGGTCTATGAATTTACTGAACACTTGGTATGCCCCGAAAAGGGCAATTTTCCGGAGAAAGATAAATCGGGTTCCTATTTTGAAACAAGCTCCGGTTCTATTCGCCTTTTCCCTCTATCTGAACCGGCTGTTTAA
- a CDS encoding lycopene cyclase domain-containing protein produces the protein MKPYTYLLINLLSISICFIFSYDSRIQFNKQFPAFIKASILVAIPFIAWDIWFTAHQIWWFNTDYTTGLILLGLPIEEWLFFICIPFSCVFTYFCLDKFFNLAWLSAFNNIIVFVSIITCTVIALIHYHKTYTLVTAIVTATTLIYLHFIVRAHWISQASFVFTILMLGFFPVNGVLTGTGLESPIVNYNPKSFLNIRILTIPIEDAVYGYSQFLLNIYLFKKFQKPVNNYEK, from the coding sequence ATGAAACCCTATACCTACCTTTTAATCAATTTGCTCAGCATCAGTATTTGTTTTATTTTTTCATACGACAGCAGAATCCAGTTCAACAAACAATTCCCTGCCTTTATAAAAGCGAGCATTTTAGTCGCAATTCCATTTATCGCATGGGATATATGGTTTACCGCACATCAGATATGGTGGTTCAATACAGATTATACTACAGGATTGATTCTTTTGGGACTGCCAATTGAAGAATGGCTTTTCTTTATCTGTATACCATTTTCATGTGTATTCACCTATTTCTGCCTGGATAAATTCTTCAATCTCGCCTGGCTCAGTGCCTTTAACAACATCATTGTTTTTGTGAGTATCATCACATGCACAGTTATAGCACTAATACATTACCACAAAACCTACACCCTTGTAACAGCTATAGTCACGGCAACAACTCTAATATACCTGCATTTTATAGTAAGAGCACACTGGATCAGCCAAGCCTCTTTTGTGTTCACCATACTAATGCTTGGATTCTTCCCAGTTAACGGTGTACTGACCGGTACTGGCCTGGAGTCTCCGATAGTGAATTACAATCCGAAAAGTTTTTTAAATATACGAATCCTTACAATACCAATAGAAGATGCCGTATACGGATACTCACAGTTTCTACTCAACATCTATTTATTTAAGAAATTTCAAAAGCCCGTAAATAATTATGAAAAATAA
- a CDS encoding sterol desaturase family protein encodes MNYLILMITFVMMEGATWFIHKYIMHGLLWGLHHDHHDHSTEGPFEKNDYFFVIFALPAIALIYFGSLKDFNYLFYIGLAITLYGMAYFFVHDIFIHQRIKYLADTQNPYLLAIRRAHKQHHKHLGKEKGECFGFLYVPMKYFKMYYKKAK; translated from the coding sequence ATGAATTACCTTATCCTAATGATAACATTTGTGATGATGGAAGGAGCCACCTGGTTCATACATAAGTATATCATGCATGGTCTTCTATGGGGATTGCACCATGACCATCACGACCACAGTACTGAGGGCCCATTCGAAAAAAACGACTACTTCTTTGTAATTTTTGCCTTACCAGCAATTGCGCTGATCTATTTTGGTTCGTTAAAAGATTTCAATTACCTGTTTTACATAGGCCTGGCAATTACCCTTTATGGGATGGCCTATTTCTTTGTACATGACATATTTATTCACCAACGCATTAAATATTTAGCAGACACCCAAAACCCCTACCTACTGGCCATTCGCAGGGCCCACAAACAACACCATAAACACCTGGGCAAAGAAAAAGGGGAATGCTTTGGATTTTTATACGTACCCATGAAATATTTCAAAATGTATTATAAAAAAGCAAAGTGA
- a CDS encoding phytoene/squalene synthase family protein, with the protein MKKLFDELAFQVSKAVTLKYSTSFSLGILALNPSIRPAIYAIYGYVRLADEIVDSFHDYDKNSLLQRFKAETWTALEEGISLNPILQSFQDTVNNYAIDKILIEQFLHSMQMDLQQIDYNSELYNQYVLGSAEVVGLMCLQVFVEGNKENFDRLKPYAMKLGSAFQKINFLRDLKEDYQILGRTYFPNIDMKTFNNTIKLEIENEIEQEFKEALIGIKKLPPSSKFGVYLAYKYYISLFKKIKSTPAEKIMNQRIRIPNGKKFSLAMSSYVQYKMAIL; encoded by the coding sequence GTGAAAAAATTATTTGATGAATTAGCCTTTCAGGTAAGCAAAGCAGTTACCCTGAAATATAGCACCAGTTTTTCATTGGGAATACTGGCGCTAAATCCTTCGATCCGTCCTGCCATATATGCAATCTATGGTTATGTGCGACTGGCCGACGAAATTGTAGACAGCTTTCACGATTATGATAAAAATAGCCTGTTGCAACGTTTCAAAGCAGAAACCTGGACCGCCCTGGAAGAAGGTATCTCCCTTAACCCAATTTTACAATCCTTTCAGGATACAGTCAATAATTATGCAATAGACAAAATCCTGATAGAACAGTTTTTACACAGCATGCAAATGGATTTACAGCAAATAGATTACAATTCTGAACTGTATAACCAATATGTACTAGGTTCTGCAGAAGTAGTAGGACTAATGTGTCTACAAGTATTTGTGGAAGGCAATAAAGAAAACTTCGATCGGCTAAAACCCTATGCGATGAAATTAGGCTCCGCATTTCAAAAAATAAACTTTCTACGCGACCTAAAAGAAGACTACCAAATATTGGGCCGCACCTACTTCCCTAACATTGACATGAAAACATTCAACAACACCATCAAATTAGAAATTGAAAATGAGATCGAACAAGAATTTAAAGAAGCATTGATTGGAATAAAAAAACTGCCACCTTCTTCAAAATTTGGCGTTTACCTGGCATATAAATATTACATATCCTTATTTAAAAAAATAAAGAGTACGCCAGCAGAAAAAATAATGAACCAAAGAATACGTATTCCAAACGGAAAAAAGTTTTCCCTGGCAATGAGTAGCTATGTACAATACAAGATGGCCATCCTATAA